DNA from Leptospiraceae bacterium:
TTCGTGGGATTCTGGTTAAGGTTTCGATATCGTGTTTTTCGCATGCATCCAAAAGTTGATCTACATTTAGATGAGAAAGTAAACTCAAGCCCAAAGAAGGTCCAATGCCTTTTAATGAAATCATGATTTTGAAGAGCTCCCTCTGCGTAAATTCCAAAAACCCATAAAGCCTTTCGAGCTCCCCCTGGTTGTAGTGGTAAATATAAATCTCCCAGACTTTTTTTTTGTTTTTTTGGATTTCTTCGATGACGTTCAATGGGACATGAACCTCATACTCAACTGTGCCAGTATCGATGTAAATGGTTTGAACATCAACTCGAGTAACTTTTCCTTTGAGCTTGGAGATCATTTA
Protein-coding regions in this window:
- the ruvA gene encoding Holliday junction branch migration protein RuvA, which codes for MISKLKGKVTRVDVQTIYIDTGTVEYEVHVPLNVIEEIQKNKKKVWEIYIYHYNQGELERLYGFLEFTQRELFKIMISLKGIGPSLGLSLLSHLNVDQLLDACEKHDIETLTRIPRIGISIAESLIFEVNRKKAVFQKLRDGSKPISVPLEDVISGLKNLGYKEKQIQEAIRKIQARKELPQTASDWIRETLKIIKD